The DNA region TGAACAACGGTGGTGAAGAAGATAAGGGCGATGCTGTGCATAAAGAGGCACATCAATTGTTGAAATCTGGTAGTGCAGCTGGCTTTATTAATTTTATCGGGAATGTCGAATCCCGTGAAATATTACAAGGACCAGCAGATGTCGTTGTTGCGGATGGTTTCTCCGGTAATGCGACCCTCAAAGCGATTGAGGGAACGGCGTTGTCATTGATGAAAATGATTAAGCAAACAATCATGAATGCTGGGGTTATTGGTAAACTAGGTGGCGCAATGTTAAAACCAGCGTTAAAACAAGTTGCCGGCCGTTTAGATCCTGAGCAATACGGCGGGGCAGTAGTGTTAGGGGTTAAAGCACCTGTAGTCAAGACACATGGCGCATCTGGGCCTGAAGCTGTTGCCGGGACCATGCGACAAATTAATACTATGTTAGAAACCCAGCTCATTGAAAAAGTAGAAACATTTGTTTCTGCGCATAAAGATGATTTAGCTGCTCGTGAGACAGAGGAATAGAAAGTTAAAAGGATAGAAAAATGGAAAAAAAAAGCAATTTATGACCGCGTTGTAACAATCGTGACCGATCACTTCGAATTAGAGCCTGAAAAAGTTACTGGAGATTTAAACTTCTTAACAGATATTGATGCCGATTCAATTGATTTTGTAGAACTTGTGTTAGAAATGGAAGACGAATTTGGTGCCGAAATTTCTGATGAAGCAGCTGAAACGTTGGTAACAATCAACAGTACAGTTGACTATATCTATAATCACCAAAGTAAATAAATCTTTTAAAAGTAGCTATCAAAGCAGGAAAGTTGATAGCTTTTTTTGAACTACAATGCTGCATTATCGCAGAATCAGTGGATGACATTAAAAACGATAATGATTAGATTCATTGATTTGCGGACTAATGCGGTAATCACAAAGTGTATTTATGATTGACAGATTAGACTGGCAAATATTCGTTGATCGAAAAATTACAGGTTATTAGCGCTGAATTAAGTTGATTTAAAAGAAACCAAACGCAAATGCGCTTGGTTTTTTGGTATACTAAACTAAGTATCAAAATGAGGGAGAGTGAAAATGTTTGCTCAGTTACAAGCAGAAATCGCACAAAAATACGATATTCATTTTAATAATTTAGCACTTTTAGAAGAAGCACTAACACAAGCCAACTATATTAATGAACATCCTGAATATCAAGGACGTGATTATCAACGTTTGGAATTTTTAGGTGATGCCATCATGCAACAATCATCAGCGGTCTATTTATTCAAAAAATATCCCGATTGGGATGAGGGACGTTTAACTGAATTACGAATTTTAATGGTTCAGACGCGCTCTTTTGCAGCCTTATCACGTGAATTACATTTAGATCGATATGTTCAACTTGGACGAGGAGAAGAATTATCAGGCGCGCGGAATCGTGAATCTTTACTTGAAGATTTATGGGAAGCATTCATTGGCGCACTTTATTTGGATCAAGGACAAGCAGTGGTCATGCGGTTATTAGATCTGGTCTTTTTTTCAAAAATTGAAACTGGGTTCTATGATCGGTTTGTGGATTATAAATCAAAATTGCAAGAATTATTGCAAAAAAATGGGACAGTTGATATTAATTACGAAAAAATTGCTGAACAGCAAATTGAAAATAATGAACAATTGTTTACTGTTTCTGTTGCCCTTAATGGTCAGAAATTGGCTGAAGGGACCGGAAAATCAACTAAGGATGCAGAAAAGGCCGCTGCACGCATCGCTTATCAAAATTTAACGAAGTAGTCGGGAATTTAGAATGAAGCTTAAGACACTTGAGATTAGTGGATTTAAATCATTTGCTAATCGCACAAAAATTGAATTCATGCCAGGAATAACTGGTGTTGTCGGACCAAATGGTTCGGGTAAATCAAATATTATCGAATCGATTCGTTGGGTGATGGGCGAGACATCTGCTAAAGGGTTACGTGGTGACAAAATGGCAGATGTTATTTTTGGTGGTACAAATACACGAGCACCATTGAACCGGGCAGAAGTCTCAATCACATTCGACAATACCGACCATTATTTAAATTCTGAATATTCTGAAATTAGAATTACGCGAACGCTTTACCGTTCGGGTGAATCTAAGTATCAAATTAATGGTCAGACAGTACGCTTACGTGACGTACATGAGTTATTTATGGATTCAGGACTTGGACGTGAGAGTTTCTCGATTATTTCTCAGGGCCGAGTAGAAAGTATTTTTTCTGCTAAGCCAATTGAGCGACGTTCGATTATTGAGGATGTGGCGGGTGTCTATAAATATAAGCAGAATAAAGAACAGGCCGAAAAGGAACTACAAGAGACAGTCGATAATTTACATCGTGTCCAAGATATATTATTTGAACTAGAGAACCGGATTGAACCGCTAGCGCAACAAGCATCAAGAGCATCAGACTACTTAACCACTAAAGAAAAATTTGACCAATTAGATCAGGCACGATTGGTCATTGAATTAGATGATTTGTTTTTAGATCAGACCAAGATTGCAAAACAACTACTTGAATTAGAGCAACAAAATTCAAATGGCAAGCAGCAGTTAGAGACACAAAACCACGCATTATCAGAATTGAAAGTGCAAAGAATAGCTCTTGAGACATTGAGAGATAAGTATCAGGCGCAGATTGTCACACTGACTCAAAAGGTTGAACAATTAACCGGTGAGAAGCGACTTGAAGCTGAGCGAATGGCTAATCGAACACAGTCTGGACGTGATTTAAAAATGCGTCTGGAACAGGTCCAGCAGATACTAACAGAATTACAAAATAATCAAAAACAAAGACAAATTGAATTTGAAAAAGAAGATGCAAACGTTCATACTGCGCAAGCAACGCTTGAAACGACAACGGAGCACGCTGATCGACAGGTATTAGAAGAACATGAGGCAGTTATTTCAGAAGTTCGGAATAAACTCGTGGACGCTATGCAAGCCTTAACTTCGGCCAAAAATGAACAGACTTATTTAACTAAATCTAATCAGCAAAATGATGCTAATTTGGAACGATTAAATCTGAAATTATCCGATTTAAAGGCCAAAAATGCAGCACAGGCAACTTCAATTAGTGAAAAAGAAACGCGTTATCAAACATTAAGTCAACAATATACGATTCAGAAAAATGAGATTGAAAAGGCTAAGGTAGCGGGACAAAAACTTGAGCACGATCAAAAAATAGCCCGTAAAAATTGGTTTGACGCGTTAGAAAAGCAAGAACGGGCGACATCACGCTTGCAGTCGTTACAAAGATTATCGCAAAGTTATGATGGTTACTTTCAAGGCGTGAAAAATTTGATGCGTGCTAAAAACCAATTCACCGGCATTCAAGGCGTTGTGGCCGAATTGATTCAACTAGATGCAAGTAATGCATTAGCGATTGAAACGGCTTTAGGCGGCGCATTGCAGAGTGTGGTAGTTGATAATGAACAAACTGCGAAAAACGCCATTCAATATTTGACACGTCAAAGATTGGGGCGCGTGACATTTTTGCCAGTTTCGACGATTCAATCACGGCATCTATCTGCGCAACAGATACAGTTGGCGCAAAATCAAGCAGGCTTTATTGGTGTTGCAGCCGATTTGGTGACAGTAGCAAGTACACAACGCGCTATTATCCAAAATCTGTTAGGGACAACGTTGATTGTTGGCAATTTAGATCATGCTCAAATGCTTGCTAATCGTCTTCAACATCGCGTACGAGTGATTACACTAGATGGCCAAGTCATTAATGCGGGTGGTTCGATGGTTGGTGGCGCTAATCGGCAAACGGGTAATGGGCTTTTGGCACAACAAACGGAGATTGATCAGTTAACGCTTGAGTTGAAACAGCTTTCTCAAACAACAACAACGTATGAGGCACAAACGCGTCAGCTAGAACAACAGTTACAGGAAGTAACCCAAAATTTTCAAGCTTTACAACAAGCAGCGACCGCGTGCAATGAACAAGTACAGGCAGCTGCCGGTGAATTACATCTCGCACAGAATGTGGCAAATCAAATGTCTCGAGACTTTGAGGCCATGCAGTTTGAAATTAAACAATCCAGTGATGGAACAATTGACCACGCGACTCGAGTGACGGAGAATCGTCAGCAAATCCAAATGCATGATCAAGCAGTTCATCGGTTACAAACCCAACTGGATGAATTAACGCAACAACGCACTGATTTACAAACTAAGGTTGTTGCAGCTGAGCAATCAGCTACGGCATTACAAATTAAATTAGCAACGGTTCAAGCCGGAAGAGATAATGCTCGCGTTCGTTTAGACGATATTAATGAACGAATTCAAGCAGAAACGTCGTTAGCTGAAAGTTTGCATGAACAGTTGGCTGCACTTGATAGCAATCAGACCGATCGACAATCTGAAATCAGTATTAGTCTCGACAAATTGGAAACAGACTTAGCGCAAGTAAAAGAAACGGTTGCCGAAAAAGGAACCGAATTGACGAAAGTCGTACAATCTATTGAGATTGCAGAAGCTAATTTACAACTGGTACAAGATTCACAAACAAAGAATTTACAGGCGTTATCTGATGTTAAAGCACGTCAGGCTGAATTGGCACAAAAAATTAAACAAAATGAGAGTTTGTTACTTCAGACATATGAAACAACTTATGATGACTCAAAACAAACGATGCAAACAATTGATACGACTGACTTGAAAACACAGCTTAAACTGTTGAAACTAACCTTGAACGATATTGGAACAGTCAATATTGGTGCCATTGATGAGTATCAAGAAGTAAAAACACGTTATGATTTCCTTAATCAACAACAGGCCGATTTGTTAGATGCGCAGAATAATTTACAGACGACAATGTCAGAAATGGATCAAGAAGTTATAACACGCTTTAAGACAACATTTGATGCAATTGCTGAGCACTTCACCTATATTTTTGAAAAGATGTTTGGTGGTGGGAAAGCAGTCCTAGAATTAACAGACCCAGAGCATTTATTGACGACAGGTGTTGATATCAAGGCCCAGCCACCAGGAAAAAAATTCCAACAAATGAGTTTGTTATCAGGTGGAGAAAAAGCACTGACGGCAATCAGTTTGTTATTTGCCATTTTAGAAGTACGACCAGTACCTTTTGCTGTGTTGGATGAGACAGAAGCTGCCTTGGATGAAGCTAATGTTGATCGTTTTGCCGAATACTTGCATGAAGTAAACGAACGAACACAATTTATTGTCATTACCCACCGTAAAGGGACGATGAATCATGCAGATGTATTGTATGGTGTTACAATGCAGGAACCTGGTATTTCAACGATGGTTTCTGTGAATTTGGAAACCATTGATAGTTAGAAATTGGATAGAAAGTGAGTGGATAACATGGGATTATTTGATTCAATTAGGAAAGCTTTCTCAGTGGATGATGCGATTGAAACAGCGCGAAATCAACGTCAAAATCATGCATCGATTACTGTGGAAACATTATATCCAGCACAAACGGTACCGACTGTTCAATCAGAAGAAATTGATAAACCTCAAAATGATATTACAGTTGGCGTAGAAGCAGAAATCAGTCATACTTACTCAGAAACAGAAACAGAAACAGAAACAGAAACAGAAACAGAAACAGAAACAGAAACAGAAACAGAAACAGAAACAGAAACAGAAACAGAAAGCCAATCGCAATTAGACTCAGGACTAGATGAAACTAAAAAGTCTTGGGCATCACGTTGGCAGCATTTCATTGCCAATTTTCGAAGTGTCGATGAAGACTTTTTTGATGATCTAGAAGAGACTTTAATTAAAGCAGACGTTGGGGCAGCAACCGCATTGCAATTAACAGATGAATTGCGTGATGAGGTTAAATTACAAAATGCAAAGAGTAAACAAGCAGTATCAGAAGTCATTTTAGAAAAATTAGTGAACCATTACGAAGCACAGGGCATCAACGAAGATACGGCTATGCATTTTGCGCAAAATGGACCAACTGTTATTTTGTTTGTTGGTGTGAATGGCGTTGGAAAAACCACAACAATCGGTAAGCTGGCAGCGCGTTATAAAGGTGAAGGTAAAAAAGTGCTCCTTGCGGCTGGGGATACATTCCGAGCAGGTGCTACGCAACAATTGCAGGTTTGGGGAGAACGCGATGGTGTTGAAGTCGTTGCGGGCGCACCAAATTCAGATCCGGCTTCAGTCGTATATGATGGTGTTCGTGCGGCAATTGATCAACAGGCCGATATCTTGTTTGTTGATACCGCAGGCCGCTTACAAAATAATGTTAATTTGATGCAAGAATTGGAAAAAATGAAGCGCATTATTAGTCGTGAATTACCTGAACAACCAGCAGAAGTGCTATTAGTTTTGGATGCAACAACTGGACAAAATGCACTTCAACAAGCGAAATTGTTTAAAGACTCAACTGATGTTACCGGTATTGTACTAACTAAGTTAGATGGTACGGCCAAAGGTGGCATTATATTACCAATCCGTAATGAATTACATTTACCAGTTAAGTGGATTGGTTTGGGTGAGCAAGTGAATGATTTACAGCCGTTTGTTGCAAATGATTTTGCAAAGAGCCTGTTTGGTCAGCTATTGGAGATACGAGATGGAGATTGAAAAAAGTACGCGGTTAAACATTCTTTTTGATTTCTACCGCACGTTATTGACCGATAAGCAAAATGATTATTTAACGCTTTATTATGCTGATGATTATTCACTTGGTGAAATTGCTGAGACGTTTGCTGTTTCACGCCAGGCTGTGTATGATAATTTAAAACGTAGTACACAATTACTTGAAGACTATGAAGCAAAATTACAATTATTTTCAGACTACCAACGACGTCAAGTGATTGCTGAAAAAATCGCAGCGTATACACAAGAAAAATACCCGACCGATCTACAATTACAATCGATGATTGAGCAGTTAGTAACAATAGAAGAGGAGTAAAATTATGGCTTTTGAAGGATTAACAGAACGTCTTCAATCTGCACTCAGTGGCTTGCGACGTAAGGGAAAGGTCTCTGAATCGGATTTACGAGATACGATGCGCGAAATCCGAATGGCATTATTGGAAGCGGACGTCAATTTTGGGGTTGTGAAAGACTTTGTACGCGATGTTCGTGAAAAAGCGGCTGGTGAAAAAGTTCTCGAAGGGTTAAATCCCGCCCAACAAATTGTTAAAATTGTGAATGACGAATTGACAAAAATGATGGGGGAACAGGATGTTCCGTTGAACCAATCACCTAAAATTCCGACGGTTATTATGATGGTTGGACTGCAAGGTGCTGGAAAAACGACCACTGCAGGAAAATTAGCATTAAAACTCAAAAATGAAAAAAACGCTCGGCCATTAATGATCGCAGCTGATATTTATCGTCCAGCGGCCATTGATCAATTAGAGACATTGGGACAGCAAATTGATGTCCCTGTGTTTTCAATGGGAACTGATGCTGATCCACGAGAAATTGTTAGACAAGGGCTAATTAGAGCAAATGAAATCAAAGCGGATTATGTCTTTATTGATGCGGCTGGACGGTTACAAATCGATGAAGCATTAATGCAAGAGTTGGCAGATATCAAAGATATTGCAGAACCAAATGAAATATTATTGGTTGTAGATGCAATGACTGGACAAAACGCTACAGAGACAGCCGAAGGGTTTAATAATCGACTCGGTATTACTGGTGTGGTCCTAACAAAACTTGATGGTGATACTCGTGGTGGAGCAGCTTTGTCAATTCGAGCTGTGACCCAAAAACCAATCAAATTTGTTGGACAAGGTGAAAAGATGACTGATTTGGATACGTTCTATCCAGATCGTATGGCTTCACGTATTCTTGGCATGGGTGATTTGCTGACGTTGATCGAGCGAGCACAAAAAGACGTTGATGAAGAAAAAGCTGCTGCACAGGCAGAAAAGATGCGTCAAAATACATTCGATTTCAATGACTTTATTGACCAAATGGAACAAGTTAGTAATATGGGTGGCATTGAATCAATTATGAAAATGCTGCCTGGTATGGCAAACAATCCACAAGTAGCGGCTATGCAAGCTCAAATGGATCCTAAACAAATCGATCATATTAAAGCGATTGTCATGTCGATGACACCACAAGAGCGTGAACAACCTGAAATCATTAACCCCTCACGTCGTCGTCGTTTAGCGGCAGGTGCTGGACGGCCAATCGTCGAGGTTAATCGCATGTTAAAGCAATTTAACGAAATGAAGACTATGATGAGTAAAGCGATGAATGGTAATACAGCTCAAATGGAACAGATGATGGGTGCTTTGCAGGGTGGTGGAATGCCTGGTATGCCTTCAATGGGTGGTAAAGGACTTGGTCAAAAGATGCAGAATATGGCAATGAAGCGGATGGCACGTCAAATTCAAAAAAATAAGAAGAAACGCCGCTAATTTAGCAAATTTTGAATGGCCTATCATGCACGGTTTGTTAACAACTTGAGTTCTTTTGACATTTGAAAGCTACGCTTATTTAAAGGCATATCGTCTATAAATAACGTTAAAATGGAGAGGTCAATCAGATGACACGAGTAGTAATTGCATCAAATAATACGCATAAAACGAAAGAAATCCTTCAGTATTTGCAATTATTTAAAATAACGGCGGTTAATTATCGTGACTTACATGCGAGGATTGAATTTCCGGTGGAAACCACAGATAACATGAAGGTGAATGCTGCTCAAAAATCAAGTGCCATTCATCAATTGCTTCCAGACGAATTTGTTTTAGCTGATGATTCGGCGCTCTTTGTTCCGGCAATTCCAGATCATTTTGGTGTGACAACGATGCGCGAGTTTAAATCACAGCAGTTGAAGACTGATAGCGAGATTAATCGCTATGTGTTAGCACAACTGTTGCCAGGTACGTCTCGCAAGGCATATTTAGCTGCCTATTTTACATTAATCACGCCACAGAATGATTATGTTGAAATTACAACGACTGGTGGTGAATCTTTAGCAATGGCGCCTAGGGGGAATGAATCCGGATTGGATGCCATTGTCATGGCGGAAAATGGCTTGACGTTAGCTGAAATGTCTATTGCGGAGCGAATCCATTATTCTCATCGTGGTCGAGCAGTGATAAAATTACATCAATATTTAGTTAATCATACTGAATGGCCTAAGTCATAGGCCTTGAAATAATGGATTTTATCTAAGTTAGAATCATTAATTTTAATGTGTAAAGGAAAAACACTTTACACCAGCAAATTTGTCTGTTAATATATTAAGAGTAGAAAAATACTGGAGGAAATTAAATATGGCTGTTAAAATTCGCTTGAAGCGTATGGGATCAAAGAAGCGCCCATTTTATCGTGTTGTTGTTGCAGATTCACGTTCACCACGTGATGGTCGATTCATTGAAACAGTTGGTACTTACAACCCATTGGTTGAGCCAGCTGAAGTTAAATTAAATGAAGAATCAATTGTTGCTTGGTTAAACAATGGTGCGCAACCATCTGATACAGTTAAGAACTTGTTATCAAATGCTGGTATCATGAAGAAGTTCCACGAAGCAAAGTTCTCAAAGTAATAAAAAAGCATCCATGACTGGGTGCTTTTTTATTACGTAAGTCGAAATAAATTGAGGGTAACATGTCAAAAAAGTATCCGACAGCACAACTAATTGGCGTTGTCATGCAACAAAATAGTAATGGTCAGTTTGTTCCTGAGAAATCCACACTATCATTAGCTGATTTTCATAGTTGGCGAGTTGGAAAACATACTAAAGGTAAACTAGGAAAACCAGGGCAATTGTTTTTAACCGAGAATCAATTAACAGTCATGTTGGTTATAGTTAAAGACTTGGGCTTTAATGATCGTCATCAGTTTGCAACCATGGGACGTTTCTTACAAAATAGTGTTGATGAAAAAGTGTACGATTCAATATTGTCAGCGTATAATGATTTAATATCAAATTCATAATTAGTGACATCAGATTGGCGATTAAATAAAATATTGAATGAGTATGTTGAACTTAAATGGTTAATTCACGAAATAATCCGAAAAAAGTCAAGCATGACTTGAAAATCGTCATGAAAATTTGTTATATTATGTACTTACACAGTAAATCTTACGATGCTATATTAAGAATACATTTATTATCATTATTTATAATCAAATAACGTTTACATAATAATGGTCCAGTAGTTTGCATGATGAAGACAGAGAGTGGGGAAAACGTCATTCTATCATCAAGCATTCAAAATGATTTTAACGATGGCTTGGACGATTTAAACAAAAAAGCGAGGGAATCAATGTTAAAAGGAGAATGGAAATATTTTAAGGCGCACCCATTTTTAATGGTTGTTGCGGTAGTCTTATTGTTTGTACCATCAATTTATGCAGTGACGTTTTTAACGTCCTTATGGGATCCGTACGGTAAGCTAAACGATTTACCAGTAGCAATTGTCAATCAAGACCATGAAATTAATTATCAAGGACAAGATTTAACGGTTGGTGCGGATTTGGCAGCACAGTTGAAAAAGTCAAAGGCAATGGATTTTAAATTCCCAACGGCTAAAAAGGCCGCAAGTGGGCTAAAAAGCGGCAAATACTATATGGTTGTCACAATACCAAAAGATTTTTCTGAAAATGTGACAACTATTACAGATAGGTCACCTAAGAAGTTGGATTTGGTCTATGAAACGTCATCTGGACACAGTTTTATCGCTGGTAAATTGACTTCTAGCGGCGCAGAAAAGATTAAAAACACTGTTGCTAGTGAAGTGCTTAAGAGCTATACAAAAACAATCATCAAACAAGTAAAAAAGATGACACCGGCACTGAGTCAAGCGGCATCAGCAAATCAACAGTTAGCTGATGGCACGACAAAAATTAAGGCTGGGACTGATCAGTTGACTAATGGGCTGGCAACACTGGGAAATGGGACTAGTCAGTTACAAAGCGGTTCTTCAACACTATCATCTGGACTAGCAACATATACCAATGGCGTTAGTCAAGCTAATAGTGGGTCACAGCAATTGGCTGATGGATTAAACCAATTAAATCAAGCCATGAAATCGTCTGATGTTGAAACGCAGTTAAGTAAAATTCAATCAAGTCTTAAGACGATAACGGATGGTATTGATAAAGTCAAACAAGATTTACCAGCGGGCACTGATCTCAATCAAGAAATCGAAAAAATTGAACAAGTGTTAAAAGATATTGACACACTAAGTGCTGAATTAATTAAGATTCAAACGCAAATTGAAAATAGTCGCGATACTATTAAGCAACAGATTGCAACCGAGGGTAAAAAAGCGGGTTTGTCTGATGATCAGATTAAGAAGTTACAAGACACAGTTGACCAAGCATATGATGATCCTGAGCTACAAAAAGCAATGGCTGACGTTAAACAAAAATTAACATTAGTTGAGGATAGTATCTCATTGATGCTGAATGTCTTACCAATCATTCAAAATACGGATTTGAATCAAGTCAACAGTGAAATGAATCAATTAGCGCAGATTCCAGGTGCAATTAATCAATTGGCAGTTGGGGCTAACCAACTTAACAGTGGTCTAAGCACATTGAATGCAAATAGCTCAGCTTTGAATGGTGGAGCACAACAGCTACAAGCTGGCTTAATGACCGCCAATGACGGTGTTAATCAATTGAGTACTGGTGCTAAACAAATCGGACCAGCATTGGATCAAGTTCACGATGGAAATCAGACATTAGCTGATAAATTAAAAGCCAGTATTAAGCAATTAAAGCTCTTACCAACAGGTAAGAAGAATATCGACCAATTCACATCGGCTGTTGATGGTAAACATGTTGAACGGGATCATGTACCAAACAATGGTACTGGAATGGCACCTTATATGTTCTCAGTTGGTTTGTTCGTTGGTATGTTAGCCTTTAATCTCATGATGGATCTTGTCACACCAAGAGCTAAGATTAAAAATGTTTGGCACTGGATTAATACTAAAGTTGGTTTGATGCTGGTATTTTCTGTTTTGGCGGGTTCAATTCTTTACGGATTATCATTACTGATTTTGAAGTTAGACCCAATTTATGTTGGACAAACATGGGGTGTTATTGTTCTAACATCAGTCATGAGTGGGGCAATCGTCAGCATGTTATATGTTTGGTTTGGAAAGGTTGGTGCGTTCTTAGCAATGGTCGCCTTGGTGCTCCAACTGAGTGGATCGGCCGGAACTTATCCAATTCAATTATCAAATCATTTCTTTGAAGCGATTCATCCATATTTGCCAATGACCTATTCAATCAATGCAATGCGTGAAACAATGATGATCGGTGATTCAGCATTACCTGATATAATAGTAATGATCTGTGTCACGCTTGTTGCCTTAGCATTGATGGTCTTATTCTATCTATCACATGTTAAGCAGATGCGACGTTTGAGCGATGTAACGGGTGAGTAATTTAATCGAGGAGAAGGTTATCTATGGCCCGATATAAAGTAGGCGATATTGTAAATACACATGGAATAAAAGGGGAAGTTCGCGTGATTGCCACGACGGACTTTCCAGAGTCACGTTTTGTTAAAGGACAGGTATTGTTTATTGATACAACACCAGCTGTGAAAGTCGAAATAGCAACCGTTCGTAAGCATAAACAATTTATTCTATTGAGTTTTGTTGATTATCAAAATATTAATTTGATTGAAAAATTTAAGGGGACAAGCCTCTCAATTGATGGCGAAGACCTACAGGAACTTGCTGATGATGAATATTTTTACCATGAAATTGTCGGGCTTTCAGTCAAAGATAATGATAGTGGTCAGACGTTAGGAAAAGTAAAAGAGATTTTGCAACTACCGGCCAATGATGTTTGGGTGATTCAACGTGAAGATGATAAAGACTTATTACTACCCTTTATTGAACAAGTAGTGACTGAAATTGATTTAAATCAGGGTGTTGCCTATGTTAATGTATTGGAAGAGTGGCAAGTAGATGAGAATTGATGTATTAAGTATCTTTCCAAAAATGTTTGCTCCAATGCGCGAGTCAATTATGGGGAAAGTTATTGAACGTGGCCTGGTTGACTTTAATGTGATTGATTTTCGTGATTTTACAACGAACAAACATCACAACGTTGATGATGTTATCTATGGTGGTGGACAGGGAATGCTGTTAATGCCACAACCAATCTTTGATGCGATGGCACATGTTGAAGCCACCGCTGGCGATCGTGGGCGGGTGATTCTTTTGGATCCAGCTGGTCGAAAATTTGACCAACATGTGGCAGAAGAATTGGCCCAAGAATCGCATTTAACATTCATTGCTGGTCATTATGAAGGCTATGATGAACGTATTCGATCATTGGTGACAGATGAAATTTCGTTGGGAGATTTTGTCTTAACTGGTGGTGAATTAGGGGCAATGGTGGTGATTGATGCCACTGTTCGGCTACTGGACGAAGCATTAGGAGATAAGATGTCTGCTGTTGACGATTCATTTTCAACCGGACTACTGGAATATCCGCAATATACGCGTCCAGCTGAATTTCGGGGCATGAAAGTGCCAGACGTTTTATTGAGCGGGCATCATGCTCATATAAAATCATGGCGGTTAAAGGAATCATTACGTCGCACATATGAACGCCGACCTGATTTATTGGAGAATTATCAATTATCAGCTGAAGAACAGAAACTTTTGAATGAAATTAAGGCAGAAAGTCAACTAAATGAATAGTAAGAAAAAGGGTGATTTCAAATCGCCCTTTTTTCAATAGTGCTGAGTATTCAATTG from Weissella diestrammenae includes:
- a CDS encoding acyl carrier protein, giving the protein MVTDHFELEPEKVTGDLNFLTDIDADSIDFVELVLEMEDEFGAEISDEAAETLVTINSTVDYIYNHQSK
- the rnc gene encoding ribonuclease III, producing the protein MFAQLQAEIAQKYDIHFNNLALLEEALTQANYINEHPEYQGRDYQRLEFLGDAIMQQSSAVYLFKKYPDWDEGRLTELRILMVQTRSFAALSRELHLDRYVQLGRGEELSGARNRESLLEDLWEAFIGALYLDQGQAVVMRLLDLVFFSKIETGFYDRFVDYKSKLQELLQKNGTVDINYEKIAEQQIENNEQLFTVSVALNGQKLAEGTGKSTKDAEKAAARIAYQNLTK
- the smc gene encoding chromosome segregation protein SMC codes for the protein MKLKTLEISGFKSFANRTKIEFMPGITGVVGPNGSGKSNIIESIRWVMGETSAKGLRGDKMADVIFGGTNTRAPLNRAEVSITFDNTDHYLNSEYSEIRITRTLYRSGESKYQINGQTVRLRDVHELFMDSGLGRESFSIISQGRVESIFSAKPIERRSIIEDVAGVYKYKQNKEQAEKELQETVDNLHRVQDILFELENRIEPLAQQASRASDYLTTKEKFDQLDQARLVIELDDLFLDQTKIAKQLLELEQQNSNGKQQLETQNHALSELKVQRIALETLRDKYQAQIVTLTQKVEQLTGEKRLEAERMANRTQSGRDLKMRLEQVQQILTELQNNQKQRQIEFEKEDANVHTAQATLETTTEHADRQVLEEHEAVISEVRNKLVDAMQALTSAKNEQTYLTKSNQQNDANLERLNLKLSDLKAKNAAQATSISEKETRYQTLSQQYTIQKNEIEKAKVAGQKLEHDQKIARKNWFDALEKQERATSRLQSLQRLSQSYDGYFQGVKNLMRAKNQFTGIQGVVAELIQLDASNALAIETALGGALQSVVVDNEQTAKNAIQYLTRQRLGRVTFLPVSTIQSRHLSAQQIQLAQNQAGFIGVAADLVTVASTQRAIIQNLLGTTLIVGNLDHAQMLANRLQHRVRVITLDGQVINAGGSMVGGANRQTGNGLLAQQTEIDQLTLELKQLSQTTTTYEAQTRQLEQQLQEVTQNFQALQQAATACNEQVQAAAGELHLAQNVANQMSRDFEAMQFEIKQSSDGTIDHATRVTENRQQIQMHDQAVHRLQTQLDELTQQRTDLQTKVVAAEQSATALQIKLATVQAGRDNARVRLDDINERIQAETSLAESLHEQLAALDSNQTDRQSEISISLDKLETDLAQVKETVAEKGTELTKVVQSIEIAEANLQLVQDSQTKNLQALSDVKARQAELAQKIKQNESLLLQTYETTYDDSKQTMQTIDTTDLKTQLKLLKLTLNDIGTVNIGAIDEYQEVKTRYDFLNQQQADLLDAQNNLQTTMSEMDQEVITRFKTTFDAIAEHFTYIFEKMFGGGKAVLELTDPEHLLTTGVDIKAQPPGKKFQQMSLLSGGEKALTAISLLFAILEVRPVPFAVLDETEAALDEANVDRFAEYLHEVNERTQFIVITHRKGTMNHADVLYGVTMQEPGISTMVSVNLETIDS
- the ftsY gene encoding signal recognition particle-docking protein FtsY codes for the protein MGLFDSIRKAFSVDDAIETARNQRQNHASITVETLYPAQTVPTVQSEEIDKPQNDITVGVEAEISHTYSETETETETETETETETETETETETETETESQSQLDSGLDETKKSWASRWQHFIANFRSVDEDFFDDLEETLIKADVGAATALQLTDELRDEVKLQNAKSKQAVSEVILEKLVNHYEAQGINEDTAMHFAQNGPTVILFVGVNGVGKTTTIGKLAARYKGEGKKVLLAAGDTFRAGATQQLQVWGERDGVEVVAGAPNSDPASVVYDGVRAAIDQQADILFVDTAGRLQNNVNLMQELEKMKRIISRELPEQPAEVLLVLDATTGQNALQQAKLFKDSTDVTGIVLTKLDGTAKGGIILPIRNELHLPVKWIGLGEQVNDLQPFVANDFAKSLFGQLLEIRDGD
- a CDS encoding putative DNA-binding protein, whose protein sequence is MEIEKSTRLNILFDFYRTLLTDKQNDYLTLYYADDYSLGEIAETFAVSRQAVYDNLKRSTQLLEDYEAKLQLFSDYQRRQVIAEKIAAYTQEKYPTDLQLQSMIEQLVTIEEE